A section of the Prochlorococcus sp. MIT 1341 genome encodes:
- a CDS encoding cytochrome-c oxidase, which translates to MLLIEVTNARDVVRRRIGRLGERLIGKVVDAEAQVEKALIQEMETAFQEFGIEARIVSTQTTKLIGNRCEFSIRVRDDRDVKLNDGSVDS; encoded by the coding sequence GTGCTTTTAATTGAAGTCACCAATGCTAGAGATGTCGTTCGACGTCGGATAGGTCGCTTGGGCGAGCGGCTCATTGGGAAAGTCGTTGATGCTGAAGCACAGGTAGAGAAAGCTTTAATACAAGAAATGGAAACTGCTTTTCAAGAGTTTGGGATTGAAGCACGCATTGTCTCAACACAAACCACAAAGCTGATAGGAAACAGGTGTGAGTTCTCTATTCGGGTTCGGGATGATCGCGATGTGAAGCTTAATGATGGGTCAGTCGATTCCTGA